A window of the Gemmatirosa kalamazoonensis genome harbors these coding sequences:
- a CDS encoding molybdenum cofactor biosynthesis protein MoaE — MILDGPVRGTTPPTADARLERAPLDVASIVARVAHDGAGGTALFVGTVRAVHQGRAVVRIDYEAYEPMALAEMRAVALEVAERHDGTRVAIAHRLGALEVGEASVAIATSHAHRGPALAACAEAIDVLKQRVPIWKREHFADGTVEWVDPTAATAGSAR, encoded by the coding sequence GTGATTCTCGACGGCCCCGTGCGCGGGACGACGCCGCCGACGGCCGACGCGAGGCTCGAGCGCGCGCCGCTCGACGTCGCGTCCATCGTGGCGCGCGTCGCGCACGACGGCGCCGGCGGAACGGCGCTGTTCGTCGGAACCGTGCGCGCCGTGCACCAGGGCCGCGCGGTGGTGCGCATCGACTACGAGGCCTACGAGCCGATGGCGCTCGCCGAGATGCGCGCCGTCGCGCTCGAGGTGGCCGAGCGGCACGACGGCACGCGCGTCGCCATCGCGCACCGACTCGGCGCGCTCGAGGTGGGCGAGGCGAGCGTCGCGATCGCGACCAGCCATGCGCACCGGGGCCCGGCGCTCGCCGCGTGCGCCGAGGCGATCGACGTGCTGAAGCAGCGCGTGCCGATCTGGAAGCGCGAGCACTTCGCCGACGGGACCGTCGAGTGGGTGGATCCCACCGCGGCCACCGCGGGCTCGGCCCGATGA
- a CDS encoding fumarate reductase/succinate dehydrogenase flavoprotein subunit — protein sequence MELNARIPDGPIEQKWDKARFDMKLVNPANKRKYHVIVVGSGLAGGAAAASLSELGYNVTCFCYQDSPRRAHSIAAQGGINAAKNYHNDGDSVFRLFYDTIKGGDFRAREANVYRLSQNSLNIIDQAVAQGVPFAREYSGLLDNRSFGGAQVSRTFYARGQTGQQLLLGCYQALEKEVAKGGVTMIPRTDMIDLIVVNGRARGIVVRDQMTGEVRAHVADAVILCTGGYGNVFYLSTNAKGCNTTAIWRAYKKGAAFGNPCYTQIHPTCIPVHGEYQSKLTLMSESLRNDGRVWVPKRREDCGKRPEDIAEQDRDYYLERKYPSFGNLSPRDIASRAAKQVCDEGRGVGEGGRGVYLDFRDAIQRLGRKKIEERYGNLFEMYERITAEDPYKVPMRIYPAVHYTMGGLWVDYNLMSTVPGLFVGGEANFSDHGANRLGASALMQGLSDGYFILPNTIGNYFGSTKVEPLAADSPEVRAAVAAGAARVEKLLSVNGKRSVASFHRELGAIMWEKCGMARNRQGLTEALQEIPALREEFWRNVTVPGGNTTLNQTLEHALRVADFMELAELMCRDALHREESCGGHFREEYQTEDGEALRDDDNFAYVAAWEYTGDDSEPRLHKEPLQFEYVHLQQRSYK from the coding sequence ATGGAACTGAACGCACGGATCCCCGACGGACCGATCGAGCAGAAGTGGGACAAGGCCCGCTTCGACATGAAGCTCGTGAACCCGGCCAACAAGCGGAAATATCACGTCATCGTCGTCGGCAGCGGGCTCGCCGGCGGGGCGGCGGCGGCGTCGCTGAGTGAGCTGGGCTACAACGTCACCTGCTTCTGCTACCAGGACTCGCCGCGCCGCGCGCACTCCATCGCCGCGCAGGGCGGCATCAACGCGGCGAAGAACTACCACAACGACGGCGACTCCGTCTTCCGCCTGTTCTACGACACGATCAAGGGCGGCGACTTCCGCGCGCGCGAGGCGAACGTGTACCGCCTGTCGCAGAACTCGCTGAACATCATCGACCAGGCGGTCGCGCAGGGTGTGCCGTTCGCCCGCGAGTACAGCGGGCTGCTCGACAACCGCTCGTTCGGCGGCGCGCAGGTCTCTCGGACGTTCTACGCGCGCGGGCAGACTGGCCAGCAGCTCCTGCTCGGCTGCTACCAGGCGCTCGAGAAGGAGGTGGCGAAGGGCGGCGTGACGATGATCCCGCGCACCGACATGATCGACCTCATCGTGGTCAACGGGCGCGCCCGCGGCATCGTCGTGCGCGACCAGATGACCGGCGAGGTGCGGGCGCACGTCGCCGACGCGGTGATCCTGTGCACGGGCGGCTACGGCAACGTGTTCTACCTCTCCACGAACGCGAAGGGGTGCAACACGACGGCGATCTGGCGCGCGTACAAGAAGGGCGCCGCGTTCGGCAACCCGTGCTACACGCAGATCCACCCGACGTGCATCCCGGTGCACGGCGAGTATCAGTCGAAGCTCACGCTGATGTCGGAGTCGCTCCGCAACGACGGCCGCGTGTGGGTGCCGAAGCGCCGCGAGGACTGCGGCAAGCGCCCCGAGGACATCGCGGAGCAGGATCGCGACTACTACCTCGAGCGGAAGTATCCGAGCTTCGGCAACCTGTCGCCGCGCGACATCGCGAGCCGCGCCGCGAAGCAGGTGTGCGACGAGGGACGCGGCGTCGGCGAGGGCGGCCGCGGCGTGTACCTCGACTTCCGCGACGCCATCCAGCGACTCGGCCGGAAGAAGATCGAGGAGCGCTACGGCAACCTGTTCGAGATGTACGAGCGGATCACCGCCGAGGATCCGTACAAGGTGCCGATGCGCATCTACCCCGCCGTGCACTACACGATGGGCGGCCTGTGGGTCGACTACAACCTGATGAGCACCGTGCCCGGCCTGTTCGTCGGCGGCGAGGCGAACTTCTCCGACCACGGGGCGAATCGGTTAGGCGCGTCGGCGCTCATGCAGGGGCTCAGCGACGGCTACTTCATCCTGCCGAACACGATCGGCAACTACTTCGGCTCGACGAAGGTCGAGCCGCTGGCCGCCGACTCGCCCGAGGTCCGCGCGGCGGTGGCGGCGGGTGCGGCGCGCGTGGAGAAGCTGCTCTCGGTGAACGGCAAGCGCTCGGTGGCGAGCTTCCACCGCGAGCTCGGCGCGATCATGTGGGAGAAGTGCGGCATGGCGCGCAACCGGCAGGGGCTCACCGAGGCGCTGCAGGAGATCCCGGCGCTGCGGGAGGAGTTCTGGCGCAACGTCACGGTGCCGGGCGGGAACACGACGCTGAACCAGACGCTGGAGCACGCGCTCCGCGTGGCGGACTTCATGGAGCTCGCGGAGCTGATGTGCCGCGACGCGCTGCACCGCGAGGAGTCGTGCGGCGGCCACTTCCGCGAGGAGTACCAGACCGAGGACGGCGAGGCGCTGCGCGACGACGACAACTTCGCCTACGTCGCGGCCTGGGAGTACACGGGCGACGATTCGGAGCCGCGACTGCACAAGGAGCCGCTGCAGTTCGAGTACGTGCACCTGCAGCAGCGGAGCTACAAGTAA
- a CDS encoding HU family DNA-binding protein → MTKADLVERVTATIARTAGPTISKKDCARVVDSFLDAIKDALHEQRNIEVRGFGTFKIRQRKTRMARNPRTGSPVEVSARPVPVFKPSKELRALVAGVDVSEITEAELAD, encoded by the coding sequence ATGACCAAAGCCGATCTGGTCGAACGCGTCACTGCCACGATTGCCCGCACCGCGGGACCGACCATCTCGAAGAAGGACTGCGCGAGAGTGGTCGATTCCTTCCTCGACGCGATCAAGGACGCGCTGCACGAGCAGCGCAACATCGAGGTGCGAGGCTTCGGGACGTTCAAGATCCGCCAGCGCAAGACGCGCATGGCGCGCAACCCCCGCACCGGATCGCCCGTCGAGGTCTCCGCCCGCCCCGTACCGGTGTTCAAGCCCTCCAAGGAGTTACGCGCTCTCGTCGCCGGAGTCGACGTGAGCGAGATCACCGAGGCCGAACTGGCCGACTGA
- the moaA gene encoding GTP 3',8-cyclase MoaA: MIAPGVAPALPEPALRDQFGRSIEYLRISITDRCNFRCVYCMPAAGLPWIPREHTLSADEIARVVREVAPLGLRRVRLTGGEPTLRPDLERIVGLLREIPEVEDLSLSTNGVRFCQDATLARRLRDAGLDRVNVSADSLRPERVAEIARRDLGFDAIAAAAVAEEAGLAPVKLNVVVIRGRNDDELEAFARLTLDRAWHVRFIELMPVGELAESLASDRSPLELVVPSDEILARLARLGAALGRPLYADAGPGRGNGPAAYHRFDGAPGSVGVITPMTHTYCGSCNRVRLTADGRLRTCLYGDHEVPLREALRAGAPLAPLVRAALAAKPLEHALLSRRVGGLRALSQVGG, encoded by the coding sequence ATGATCGCGCCCGGCGTGGCGCCCGCGCTGCCGGAGCCGGCGCTGCGGGACCAGTTCGGTCGGTCGATCGAGTATCTGCGGATCTCGATCACCGATCGATGCAACTTCCGCTGCGTGTACTGCATGCCTGCGGCGGGGCTGCCGTGGATCCCGCGCGAGCACACGCTGTCGGCCGACGAGATCGCGCGCGTGGTGCGCGAGGTCGCGCCGCTCGGTCTGCGCCGCGTGCGACTCACCGGCGGCGAGCCGACGCTGCGTCCCGATCTCGAGCGCATCGTGGGACTGCTGCGCGAGATCCCGGAAGTCGAGGACCTCTCGCTGTCGACGAACGGCGTGCGCTTCTGCCAGGACGCGACGCTCGCGCGCCGGCTGCGAGACGCGGGGCTCGATCGTGTGAACGTGAGCGCGGACTCGCTGCGGCCCGAGCGCGTGGCCGAGATCGCGCGCCGCGACCTCGGGTTCGACGCGATCGCGGCGGCCGCCGTCGCGGAGGAGGCGGGGCTCGCGCCGGTGAAGCTGAACGTCGTCGTGATCCGCGGCCGCAACGACGACGAGCTCGAGGCGTTCGCGCGACTGACGCTCGACCGCGCGTGGCACGTGCGCTTCATCGAGCTGATGCCGGTGGGCGAGCTCGCAGAGTCGCTGGCGTCCGATCGCTCGCCGCTCGAGCTCGTGGTGCCGTCCGACGAGATCCTCGCGCGGCTCGCGCGGCTCGGCGCGGCGCTTGGCCGGCCGCTGTACGCCGACGCGGGGCCGGGGCGCGGCAACGGGCCCGCGGCGTATCACCGGTTCGACGGCGCGCCGGGCAGTGTCGGGGTGATCACGCCGATGACGCACACGTACTGCGGGAGCTGCAACCGCGTGCGCCTCACCGCCGATGGCCGGCTCCGCACCTGTCTGTACGGCGATCACGAGGTGCCGCTGCGCGAGGCGCTGCGCGCGGGGGCGCCGCTCGCGCCGCTCGTGCGCGCGGCGCTGGCCGCGAAGCCGCTCGAGCACGCGCTGCTCTCGCGCCGCGTCGGCGGACTCCGCGCGCTGTCGCAGGTGGGCGGTTGA
- the gap gene encoding type I glyceraldehyde-3-phosphate dehydrogenase — protein MAIRVGINGFGRIGRQVLRAAKLQGVADLDFVAVNDLTDTKTLAHLFKYDSVHRTYQGQVSAGDGSITVDGDEIRIFAEKDPAKLPWKDLGVDVVLESTGRFTDADKAKAHIDAGAKKVIISAPAKGEDITIVMGVNSDKYDATKHNIISNASCTTNCLVPMVKVVKDAFGFKHGTMVTIHSYTNDQNILDLPHKDLRRARAAAMSIIPTTTGAAKATSLVLPELKGKIDGIAIRVPTPDVSLTELAVEVDRAVTIQEVNDAFRAAAEGALEGILQYTTEPLVSSDYIGNPHSCILDSLSTNVIDGTMLKVSGWYDNEWGYSSRCVDLLRFVGSRLGD, from the coding sequence ATGGCCATTCGCGTCGGCATCAACGGGTTCGGCCGCATCGGCCGTCAGGTGCTCCGCGCTGCCAAGCTGCAGGGCGTCGCGGACCTCGACTTCGTCGCGGTGAACGACCTCACCGACACCAAGACGCTCGCGCATCTGTTCAAGTACGACTCCGTGCACCGCACCTATCAGGGGCAGGTGAGCGCGGGCGACGGCAGCATCACGGTCGACGGTGACGAGATCCGCATCTTCGCCGAGAAGGATCCGGCCAAGCTGCCCTGGAAGGACCTCGGCGTCGACGTCGTGCTCGAGTCGACCGGCCGGTTCACGGACGCCGACAAGGCGAAGGCGCACATCGACGCCGGCGCGAAGAAGGTGATCATCTCCGCCCCCGCGAAGGGCGAGGACATCACCATCGTGATGGGCGTGAACTCCGACAAGTACGACGCCACCAAGCACAACATCATCTCGAACGCGTCGTGCACGACGAACTGCCTCGTGCCGATGGTGAAGGTCGTGAAGGACGCCTTCGGGTTCAAGCACGGTACGATGGTCACGATCCACAGCTACACGAACGACCAGAACATCCTCGACCTGCCGCACAAGGATCTGCGCCGCGCGCGCGCCGCGGCGATGTCGATCATCCCGACGACGACCGGCGCGGCGAAGGCGACGTCGCTCGTGCTGCCGGAGCTGAAGGGCAAGATCGACGGCATCGCGATCCGCGTCCCGACGCCCGACGTATCGCTCACCGAGCTCGCCGTCGAGGTCGACCGCGCGGTGACGATCCAGGAGGTGAACGACGCGTTCCGCGCCGCGGCCGAGGGTGCGCTCGAGGGCATCCTGCAGTACACGACGGAGCCGCTCGTGTCGAGCGACTACATCGGCAACCCGCACTCGTGCATCCTCGACTCGCTGTCGACGAACGTCATCGACGGCACGATGCTGAAGGTCTCCGGCTGGTACGACAACGAGTGGGGCTACTCGTCGCGCTGCGTCGACCTGCTGCGCTTCGTCGGCTCGCGGCTCGGCGACTGA
- the secG gene encoding preprotein translocase subunit SecG — MYTFLLIILVLDCFVLVAAVLLQSGKGSGLAANFGGASSTAEALIGSRQAGNLLTKASWWSGGIFIGLSLILALAGARTRTPRSVLDQAVQPPAQQASPATGTGNAAPAVPLGPATPAPGATAPAAPTTPPATTPPAGGTAPKPQR, encoded by the coding sequence ATGTACACCTTCCTGCTCATCATCCTCGTCCTCGACTGCTTCGTCCTGGTCGCCGCGGTCCTGCTCCAGTCCGGCAAGGGCAGCGGCCTCGCCGCGAACTTCGGCGGCGCGTCGTCGACGGCGGAGGCGCTGATCGGCAGCCGGCAGGCCGGGAACCTGCTCACGAAGGCGAGCTGGTGGTCGGGCGGCATCTTCATCGGCCTGTCGCTGATCCTCGCGCTCGCGGGCGCCCGCACGCGGACGCCGCGCTCGGTGCTCGACCAGGCCGTGCAGCCGCCGGCGCAGCAGGCCTCGCCGGCGACCGGCACGGGCAACGCCGCCCCGGCGGTGCCGCTCGGCCCCGCCACGCCGGCCCCGGGCGCCACGGCGCCCGCCGCGCCGACGACGCCGCCGGCCACGACGCCGCCCGCCGGCGGCACCGCGCCGAAGCCGCAGCGCTGA
- the tpiA gene encoding triose-phosphate isomerase, translated as MLKPILAANWKMNHGPTDARAFMRNFLAHYRRDNDRTVAFFPPSITLAAVQQALADRHEFVLGVQNIHHEASGAFTGEISAGMARDAGARLVLVGHSERRHVFGETDEQTALKCELVCKAGLVPMLCVGEKLEEREAGQTEQVVLRQLDAGISRLEPTNVATMLIAYEPVWAIGTGRTATPQDASAVHAAIRRHLRERIGERAAVLPILYGGSVNRGNARLLLAAPDVDGLLVGGASLDAGNWAAICQE; from the coding sequence ATGCTGAAGCCGATCCTCGCCGCGAACTGGAAGATGAACCACGGGCCGACCGACGCCCGCGCGTTCATGCGCAACTTCCTCGCGCACTACCGGCGCGACAACGACCGCACCGTCGCGTTCTTCCCGCCGTCGATCACGCTCGCCGCGGTGCAGCAGGCCCTGGCCGACCGCCACGAGTTCGTGCTCGGCGTGCAGAACATCCACCACGAGGCGTCGGGCGCGTTCACGGGCGAGATCTCGGCGGGGATGGCGCGCGACGCGGGCGCGCGGCTCGTGCTCGTCGGCCACTCCGAGCGGCGCCACGTCTTCGGCGAGACGGACGAGCAGACCGCGCTGAAGTGCGAGCTAGTCTGCAAGGCCGGTCTCGTCCCGATGCTGTGCGTCGGCGAGAAGCTGGAGGAGCGCGAGGCCGGGCAGACCGAGCAGGTCGTGCTTCGCCAGCTCGACGCGGGGATCTCGCGCCTCGAGCCGACGAACGTGGCCACGATGCTCATCGCCTACGAGCCGGTGTGGGCGATCGGTACCGGGCGCACCGCGACGCCGCAGGACGCGTCGGCGGTGCACGCGGCGATCCGGCGTCACCTGCGCGAGCGGATCGGCGAGCGCGCGGCGGTGCTGCCGATCCTGTACGGCGGCAGTGTGAACCGGGGCAACGCGCGGCTGCTCCTCGCCGCGCCCGACGTGGACGGTCTGCTCGTCGGCGGCGCGAGCCTGGACGCGGGGAACTGGGCGGCGATCTGCCAGGAGTGA
- a CDS encoding succinate dehydrogenase cytochrome b subunit has protein sequence MNIVGRFWRSQIGKKIVMAVTGLIGVAFVLGHMIGNLQVFEGAEKINAYGRFLHHTVGTELWLVRAGLLAAVVLHVVAATQLTAQARASRPQAYHRREPQVSTLASRTMRVGGFLLLAFIILHILHFTVRAFPGYDQTDPLGGVDVYRNLLLAFRNPLWTLFYVVSMVFLGLHLYHGFWSSFRTLGAAKPSRVPLHRTAALVVALIVWAGFTIVPLAVFFGAVRDTAPGGAMTVLAPAAQAPADAPTSAAPAAPR, from the coding sequence ATGAACATCGTCGGCAGATTCTGGCGGTCGCAGATCGGCAAGAAGATCGTGATGGCGGTGACGGGGCTGATCGGCGTGGCCTTCGTCCTCGGCCACATGATCGGCAACCTGCAGGTGTTCGAGGGAGCGGAGAAGATCAACGCGTACGGCCGCTTCCTGCACCACACCGTGGGCACCGAGCTGTGGCTGGTGCGGGCGGGACTGCTCGCCGCGGTCGTGCTGCACGTCGTGGCGGCGACCCAGCTCACGGCCCAGGCGCGCGCCTCTCGGCCGCAGGCGTATCACCGACGCGAGCCGCAGGTCTCGACGCTCGCGTCGCGCACCATGCGGGTGGGCGGGTTCCTGCTCCTCGCGTTCATCATCCTGCACATCCTGCACTTCACCGTCCGCGCGTTCCCGGGCTACGACCAGACCGACCCGTTAGGCGGCGTGGACGTGTACCGCAACCTGCTGCTGGCCTTCCGCAACCCGCTGTGGACGCTGTTCTACGTGGTGTCGATGGTGTTCCTCGGGCTGCACCTGTATCACGGCTTCTGGAGCTCGTTCCGCACGCTCGGCGCCGCGAAGCCGTCGCGCGTGCCGCTGCACCGCACGGCGGCGCTCGTCGTCGCGCTCATCGTGTGGGCCGGGTTCACGATCGTGCCGCTCGCGGTGTTCTTCGGCGCCGTGCGCGACACGGCCCCGGGCGGCGCGATGACGGTGCTCGCGCCGGCAGCGCAGGCGCCCGCCGATGCCCCAACTTCCGCGGCGCCTGCCGCACCGCGGTGA
- the carA gene encoding glutamine-hydrolyzing carbamoyl-phosphate synthase small subunit, which produces MTSAPGFLLLEDGTRFAGELVGPATPTVAEVVFTTNMTGYQEVFTDPSYEGQIVVMTAPMIGNYGVNAEDPESPAPHVAGVIVRELSPTYSNWRASGDLPGWLGEASIPVLTEVDTRRLTKYLRTAGVMRGVVGAGEEPTADAVAALEACPSMEGLDLASRVSTRKSYTWGDPGAKHRIIAYDYGIKRNILRLFEAHDCAITVVPSDTPAEEVLEQAPDGVFLSNGPGDPAAVEYAPAIIRKIAESGVPTFGICLGHQLIGLTFGGSTTKMPYGHRGGNHPVLDVESGHVLITSQNHGFAVAGGREGVTDAPALEVTHVNLNDGSIEGVAHRELPVFGVQYHPEAAPGPHDAVPLFDRFLESVRGRRR; this is translated from the coding sequence CTGACGAGCGCTCCCGGGTTCCTCCTCCTCGAGGACGGAACCCGTTTCGCTGGGGAGCTGGTCGGCCCCGCCACGCCGACCGTCGCGGAGGTCGTGTTCACGACGAACATGACCGGGTACCAGGAGGTCTTCACCGATCCGTCCTACGAGGGGCAGATCGTGGTGATGACCGCGCCGATGATCGGCAACTACGGCGTCAACGCCGAGGACCCCGAGTCGCCGGCGCCGCACGTCGCCGGCGTCATCGTCCGCGAGCTGTCGCCGACGTACTCGAACTGGCGGGCGAGCGGCGATCTCCCGGGCTGGCTCGGCGAGGCGTCGATCCCCGTGCTCACCGAGGTCGACACCCGGCGGCTCACGAAGTACCTGCGCACCGCGGGCGTGATGCGCGGTGTCGTCGGTGCGGGCGAGGAGCCGACGGCGGACGCGGTGGCCGCGCTCGAGGCGTGCCCGTCGATGGAGGGGCTCGACCTCGCCAGCCGCGTCTCCACGCGCAAGAGCTACACGTGGGGCGACCCGGGCGCGAAGCACCGCATCATCGCCTACGACTACGGGATCAAGCGCAACATCCTGCGCCTGTTCGAGGCGCACGACTGTGCGATCACCGTGGTCCCGTCGGACACGCCCGCCGAAGAGGTGCTGGAACAGGCGCCGGACGGCGTGTTCCTGTCGAACGGCCCCGGCGACCCCGCGGCCGTGGAGTACGCCCCGGCCATTATCCGCAAGATCGCCGAGTCGGGCGTGCCGACGTTCGGCATCTGCCTCGGCCACCAGCTCATCGGCCTCACGTTCGGCGGCTCGACGACGAAGATGCCGTACGGCCACCGGGGCGGGAATCATCCCGTGCTGGACGTGGAGTCGGGGCACGTGCTCATCACGTCGCAGAACCACGGGTTCGCCGTGGCCGGCGGCCGGGAGGGGGTGACCGACGCCCCGGCGCTCGAGGTCACGCACGTGAACCTGAACGACGGCAGCATCGAGGGCGTCGCGCACCGTGAGCTCCCGGTGTTCGGCGTCCAGTACCACCCCGAGGCGGCCCCCGGCCCGCACGACGCGGTCCCCCTGTTCGACCGCTTCCTGGAGAGCGTGCGCGGCCGCCGTCGGTAG
- a CDS encoding MoaD/ThiS family protein, whose translation MRVLLFASYADAFGAGSIDVPLPAGATVRDLVHAVRALPGATKLPPQPLVAVNLAYARGDRVLDASDEVALIPPVAGG comes from the coding sequence ATGCGCGTACTCCTCTTCGCCTCGTACGCCGACGCGTTCGGCGCTGGGTCGATCGACGTTCCGCTGCCCGCGGGCGCGACCGTGCGCGACCTGGTGCACGCCGTGCGCGCGCTGCCGGGCGCGACGAAGCTCCCACCGCAGCCGCTGGTCGCGGTGAACCTGGCGTACGCGCGCGGCGACCGCGTCCTCGACGCGAGCGACGAGGTCGCGCTCATCCCTCCCGTCGCCGGCGGCTGA
- the mdh gene encoding malate dehydrogenase, whose protein sequence is MVNKITVVGAGNVGATTAQRIAEKELAGTVVMVDVAEGIPQGKGLDQWQSAPIEGFDARVIGSNGYEETAGSDVVVITAGIARKPGMSRDDLLNTNAGIVKQVSEQIARSSPNAIVIVVSNPLDVMCYVAKQVTGFPRERVLGMAGVLDTARYRAFLAEAMDVSVRDIQAMVLGGHGDTMVPLISYTTVSGIPVTQLLAKDKLDAIVDRTRNGGAEIVKHLKTGSAYYAPSAGAVQMVEAIVLDQRRILPCAAWLQGEYGMSDLYLGVPCKLGKGGLQQVIEVELTDAERAALEKSAQAVREPMAAISL, encoded by the coding sequence ATGGTCAACAAGATCACGGTGGTCGGCGCCGGCAACGTCGGCGCGACTACCGCGCAGCGTATCGCGGAGAAGGAGCTCGCCGGCACCGTCGTGATGGTCGACGTGGCCGAGGGCATTCCCCAGGGGAAGGGGCTCGACCAGTGGCAGTCGGCGCCGATCGAGGGCTTCGACGCGCGCGTGATCGGCTCCAACGGCTACGAGGAGACGGCCGGCTCCGACGTCGTCGTCATCACGGCCGGCATCGCGCGCAAGCCGGGCATGTCGCGCGACGATCTGCTGAACACGAACGCGGGCATCGTGAAGCAGGTGAGCGAGCAGATCGCGCGCTCGTCGCCGAACGCGATCGTGATCGTCGTGTCGAACCCGCTCGACGTGATGTGTTACGTCGCGAAGCAGGTGACGGGCTTCCCGCGCGAGCGCGTGCTCGGCATGGCCGGCGTGCTGGACACCGCGCGCTACCGCGCGTTCCTGGCCGAGGCGATGGACGTGTCGGTGCGCGACATCCAGGCGATGGTGTTAGGCGGCCACGGCGACACGATGGTTCCGCTCATCAGCTACACGACGGTGAGCGGCATCCCGGTCACGCAGCTGCTCGCGAAGGACAAGCTCGACGCGATCGTCGACCGCACGCGCAACGGCGGCGCGGAGATCGTGAAGCACCTGAAGACCGGCTCCGCGTACTACGCGCCGTCGGCGGGCGCCGTGCAGATGGTGGAGGCGATCGTGCTCGACCAGCGCCGCATCCTGCCGTGCGCGGCGTGGCTGCAGGGCGAGTACGGGATGTCGGACCTCTACCTCGGCGTGCCGTGCAAGCTCGGGAAGGGCGGGCTGCAGCAGGTGATCGAGGTGGAGCTCACCGACGCGGAGCGGGCAGCGCTCGAGAAGAGCGCGCAGGCGGTTCGCGAGCCGATGGCCGCGATCAGCCTCTGA
- a CDS encoding phosphoglycerate kinase, whose amino-acid sequence MATKTIRDLTDEQLRGKRALVRVDFNVPLDGGKVGDDTRIVAALPTIQYLVERGARVVLFSHLGRPKAAPDPKYSMRPVAERLAELMPGTKVEFCPASDGDEAVQCTERLQPGGVVVLENTRFLPGEEKNDPALSKAFARLGDVYVNDAFGSAHRAHASTEGVAHLLRPAVAGFLMEKELAYLGQALSDPKRPFVAILGGAKISGKLDVIEQLLPKVDRMLIGGAMANTFFKAMGLETGTSLVEDDRVEMAKSLLSKGGDKLVLPVDAVVAPELKSDARTTVVARDAVPADQAMYDVGPRTVDAFAKEIRAAKTVVWNGPMGVFETPPFDAGTLGVARALAEATAAGATTVVGGGDSAAAIAQAGLEDRVTHVSTGGGASLEFLEGKVLPGVAALDTRDA is encoded by the coding sequence GTGGCCACCAAGACCATTCGCGACCTCACGGACGAGCAGCTGCGCGGCAAGCGCGCGCTCGTCCGCGTCGACTTCAACGTGCCGCTCGACGGCGGCAAGGTGGGCGACGACACGCGCATCGTCGCCGCGCTGCCCACCATCCAGTACCTCGTCGAGCGCGGTGCGCGTGTCGTGCTGTTCTCGCACCTCGGGCGGCCGAAGGCCGCGCCGGATCCGAAGTACTCCATGCGGCCCGTCGCCGAGCGGCTCGCGGAGCTGATGCCGGGCACGAAGGTGGAGTTCTGCCCGGCGAGCGACGGCGACGAGGCGGTACAGTGCACCGAGCGGCTGCAACCCGGTGGGGTCGTCGTGCTGGAGAACACGCGATTCCTGCCGGGCGAGGAGAAGAACGACCCCGCGCTGTCGAAGGCGTTCGCGCGGCTCGGCGACGTCTACGTGAACGACGCATTCGGCTCCGCGCACCGGGCGCACGCGTCGACCGAAGGGGTCGCGCATCTGCTGCGGCCGGCGGTCGCGGGATTCCTGATGGAGAAGGAGCTCGCGTACCTCGGCCAGGCGCTGTCCGACCCGAAGCGTCCGTTCGTCGCGATCCTCGGCGGCGCGAAGATCTCCGGGAAGCTCGACGTCATCGAGCAGCTGCTGCCGAAGGTCGACCGCATGCTCATCGGCGGCGCGATGGCGAACACGTTCTTCAAGGCGATGGGCCTCGAGACGGGCACGTCGCTCGTCGAGGACGACCGCGTGGAGATGGCGAAGTCGCTGCTCTCGAAGGGGGGCGACAAGCTCGTGCTCCCCGTCGACGCGGTCGTCGCGCCGGAGCTGAAGAGCGACGCCCGCACGACCGTCGTCGCACGCGACGCCGTGCCCGCCGATCAGGCCATGTATGACGTCGGGCCGCGCACGGTGGACGCGTTCGCGAAGGAGATCCGCGCGGCGAAGACGGTCGTGTGGAACGGGCCGATGGGGGTGTTCGAGACGCCGCCGTTCGACGCCGGCACGCTCGGCGTCGCGCGCGCGCTCGCCGAGGCGACGGCCGCCGGCGCGACGACGGTCGTCGGGGGCGGCGACTCCGCCGCGGCGATCGCGCAGGCGGGGCTCGAGGACAGGGTCACCCACGTGTCCACGGGCGGCGGCGCGTCCCTGGAGTTCCTGGAAGGGAAGGTGCTGCCCGGCGTCGCGGCGCTCGACACGAGGGACGCCTGA